The genomic stretch ACTTCCCCCTGCATCTTAGGGAACAGAATCCTTTTTGTAAGCCACCGTGGTGTTGACTTTGTGGATTGTGGTAGTGAAGGAACGCAGCCGAACCTCTTCTGAATTGGCTATGAACTGTGGTCCTGactcttcccacttttctggCACTGCCAGATCTTTATCTGTGTATATCAGCAAGTCAAAGGCACCTGGGAGCAAGGGAGAACAAATTCACCATAAGGAGATGGAGGGTTTGAAGTGCATCTTCTAGAACTTGAGATAAGGACCGGGGGTTTCAGAAGTTATAATAgttatgtggaaaaaaaatagtcaaaTTATATTCATGTGAGGCCATTTTAGTTTTCTCAAGTGAGtgtcataaatttttttttaaacatgttaAAATGCTGTGGAGCTGAGCTCTGTGTAACACTTCATATGAACAAATTATTCACAAAAGCTTGCATTCCTTAGGGCATACATACTAATTTGCTCAAGTTTGCTAAGACACCCCAAGTTCTGTCCTGATCTCAGTCTAACAAGGTGCTGTCTCACAAATGTGATGGTACATGATGTGTAATAATTAAAAAGCCTCGGAAAATCAGAAGATCTCTTCTAAAGTTGGAAAGTTACTGAggtttttcaaaagcatttgatTTCTTTCATGCAGTTCAGAATACTCACAGGCAGATTCCAAGAGTGGCAGGAAGGTTACTGTGGCAGTTATTTGTCTGATGACAGAGCGAATTTCATCCTGAATTGCCTTCTGAGATTTCTCTCGTGGTCCactggaaaaataagaaaactctGGTAAGAGAAAAACCTTCTACTGTGCTGATAGTTTCCTCTAAATATAGTTCTCTTTGTTAAGCTCTGTTAGACTGTTTGCTACAGTATTTTTAGAGTAGTAGTGACACTTTTAAGTCCTTAGAAAAGTGATAACTGGTCTCCCTTTATTGTTGTTTGTGTGTTCAGTCATATAATGACTGGTTTGCAGACAGAGGGCAGGGCACTAAGAAAGGTTTGAAGGAACGAGTCTCTGGCATTAAGCCTGTGCCTGCACTGGTACTCGGGACAGGCAAGAGCAGGAGTGGAGGAACCGTGGTACTCACTTGTCATCCTTTGCAGTTTTGTCACACTCGATGTCAAACTGCCACCGCTCCAGGACCTCGCTGCTCTCGATGCTGGAGATCACCACCACCAGGCGCTGCACGATGCACTTGTACAGCCACTCTGCAAGAAGCCACGGCAGTCACTTAGAGCGCGAGGGACGGCGGCAGGGACACCGCAGGGAaggccccgccgccggcccgcaCCTTTCATCTGCTCCGTCACGTTGTTGAGGTAGTTGGCCAGCTCGGGGTCCGTGGTGACCAGCAGGGTGAGTCCGTACTTCTGCACGCGGGTGAAGGTCTCGGGGGGGTAGATGCCCCGCTGGTACAGGATGCTGTTGATTCCATAGGCTGCACGACggagaaggaaagggagagaTGTTTACCACACCCCGCCACGGCCCAGCCGGCGGCCATGACGCCCCACAAGACTCGGCCTCCCAccccctcaccttccctccccctatccttctctccctccctctctcccagcgCGGTGCCTGaggccccccgcagccccctcaCAGAAGAATTCGGCGACGAGCTCCGCGCTGCCGCGCAGGGTGATGCCCTGGTGTTCGCGGCCGAGCTGCTGCTGCGCTGCCATGGCCGCCACTTCCCCGCCGCCCGGTTCGaatccggccccgccccgcccggccccgccccttcccgcGCGCGACCGCGCTGAGGGGGCCGCGCGCCGCCTCAGGTCACCGCAGCGGCCTTCCCTCTGGGAATCGCGATTGCCTGTGCCCCTTAAACATGGAAAACACAGGGCTGCAGCCTGTGCGGTCCCGCGGCTGCCcggtgggaagggaaggttttTACCTCTTGTTAAGCTCCCCGCCGGCTCCCGGTGCCGCTGCGTCTGTGGGCGGGGCTGAGAGGCGCGCGGAGCGGGGGTGGAGCGAGTGAGGAGCTCCGCCATGGGAATGCCGTGGGATGCTCGGTTTCAGCGTTTGCCTACATGCGTTCGACCTTATGAacttaaaaatattactttCCAGGTACGAATTGAACAAATACttagtttgtggtttttttttgttggcgTTCACGATGTAAATCATTGAAATAGctatttcaaataaaaacattCTGCAAGCACTGTGAAGAGGCAGGTGGGGAGAACCTGGGAAAGCAGAATGAAACAATGTTTCCTTCAATCCATAgtaacaccagaaaaaaaaaggttaagagCCATTTGGGTTGTTGGTCTGTCTTGGTGAAGGGAATTTGCTACTTGGTCAAACAACTTCAGTCCTGTTACTACAGGGAGACCAAGGAAGATCTTGCAACCAGTAGTGGCTGTCACCTGGAGGAAGCTCTGGCAGAGGTTAACAGGTAAGAGAGACTGAGCAAAACAAGTAAATGTTGAAGTATGTTAATAATATGAAGAGGGGAAGTTACTGTCTGCTGGGATAGTAACAAGGTGGCCAGCTAATTAGCTGATAAAATCAATTAATAGGCAAGAAGATGAAAATTAATGGATTTGCTGGGCACAGAAGAGCTGCAAATGAAATATTCCCTGAATGGGATTTTTCCAAAGCATTATCTGATATTATCACCTAAGGCATACCTGTGTTAGATACCCATATTGCCCTTCAAAGAAACAAATTGAACAGTCTTAAAATGAAGTTACattcaaaacagaaatatttatacTGAGGATAAAAACCATGTGATCATTACACAGTGCAGTGGGCCAGCTGTTAAGAGAGTGAATTGATGGTGTGATTGCTTATTTTGTtgtaataaaacattttttctcaAAAGCTTAGGCTTTCTCTTGGTTCCAGTTTTTGATCCAAGAGGAAGTATGGTTTGCCTCAGGGTTCAGGCTGCTGTGATTAAAACAAATGGTATAGTCCTGAAGTCATGTGCTGAAGTTCCGAAACAGCCTGAATAGTTTAATTTAACCAAGGGAAATTTATTCTGGGTCTTGTTCACTAGTGATTGTGTTATACATAAGTCTtctcaataaaatattttctgagtaAGAGTGGTGTATTTCCAAGGCTGTGACAATGGAAGCATTTTTCATCCAAAGCCCAGCTTTTGGAAGTTGGATTGCTGTGAATATGAGCTGTTTTGCTTAAAACCTTATGTATTATGGTGCTCTTATTTATCTATCCCAAAATGATctcagccctctggggttttttctctaCTTGGCTTCTTGTCCATTTTGCTTTTGGAGAGCTGCTTATTTTTGTGATAAATAAAAGATCTTGAAAGCATGAGACCAGGCAAGAATAGTAGAGGTTTCAATTAATATTTGACATATTTCTCCTCTAGCTGTCTTACTGTTAAAACCAGATAGAAGAAAAGAATTCAAGTCATTCTTGGTTTACCAAGTTAATGtccctgtgtttcagtttggaTGGTTTGCACACACACCTGCTCTTGGTATGACCTGGTGCATATGTTTATCAACTACAGACTTAATTGCTTCTTCATTACTTCTCACAAGATTCACCTGGCAGGCACTGAGACATGTTGGTGACTAAATCTTCCTGCACCTGGCACCATATTTCAGAGTTTTGGGTCACTTCTCCATCCCCAGTTCTGTATTGTGGTTAGCACTGGTTTTTGCCCTGATGTGCTTCCCTCTCccccataaaaaaccccaacacctttGCATTTTGTCTGTGCTGTAACTAAGCTGCAGTTGCCACCTGACCAtggcctggccagggctgaTGGGGACAGGCACAGATGTCCTTCTGTCATGTTCCTGACCACACCCCATAGCCAGTGCCTGTAGTTTGTGGTTAGAGAATGTCCAGAGGAGGCAGGAGGAAGGTTCTGGGGCTCCTGCCAGGGAGACTGCTGTGGGTTAGTGGCTGATTTGTGACAGGCTGCTTCCTGACCAACTCCGAGGGACTCTCACGAACCAAGATGACAGGCTAAGTTATATGTTCTGGCACACCAGGAGTTGGCTATCCTTGCTTTAATTATCTCATGATAAAACCTTCATTTTCAGAAGGAATGTGAAATCCCAGTTGGATTTAATTTAGGTCTCTTACAACTCTTCAGTCATTGTTCCATTTCTCAATTACAGCTTGATGTTACAACACAATTTTTTTGATTCTCATTCTGTGAAAGGAAATGTTCCCTATTTAGCTTGGCTTTTCTGCAACGTTTAATGATTGTTTCCCCATGGCAATTGTCAGTAAACCATGGGCAATCCAAATCACTGGTATGCCTTCATTCCTTTTTTTAAGGCAAGCCAGGTCACATTCCCATAGTCATTCAGCACACTAGAAGACATAACCCACTTGTAGAGTTCATTCCcattgtttatttcttttttaaccttCGGGAGGATATGGACAGGTCTCTCCAGCATAACAAAACAGTCtatgaaatgaaaatttcaaCAGTCTTTGCAACATTAAAGTTTGCAGGCTAAGGAAAGGTACTTCCTGTCAGCTGTCAAAATAACCATAACATTTCTTTTCAAGTTGGCTAATCCtactttttaaaacataaaacatgGAATATTATTACAAATAGCAATGCTGTGTCCTTCACCAAAGGCAATGAGAGTAGTGCAACTGTGAAAGACTGTCTTGAGCTTTAAGTATTCATGAAAAGAAATGGATATTAAAACGAGTCACTATGAGCCAATAATCTGCACTGTAACATCTAATATGATGAGTAGGCTTCCCAAAGGGACTTCCTTAATTTGGTTTTGAACACCATGTGGAAATTTTTACAGTTAATTTTCTGAATGTGTTTTGAAGTTAAAATAACTCGGGTGAGTACTTATTTCTTCTATAAAATGAATGAGATTTGGTGTTTCTCTACTTAAGCCAATGTTAGAACTCCATTTAGCTTGAAAGTGGCTACGTTCTGGTAGTGGCTGCCTTGTACAGTGAAATAACTTTTTCTAGATTTTGAGAGTTTTGAAAGCTCCTTTTGTAGAACATAAAATGGtatatttttcttggtttttgggggttgtttttgttCCTCTTCCTTGGAAGACCTGACGTTTTTCTGAAGgatacagaaggaaaaaaaaaaaattcagattgtTTTACCTCTTAACTACCAGGAGATGGCAGCAGGCACATGCGTTATCtgcaccctttcagtttcggcTTCCAGTACAGCGAGTTGGTTTTACTGCTGCATACTTTAGTCTCTAGCTAGTTTGAAAATCATTGTTCCTGAATGAAGGGAATATTTAATGCCCAGTTTTCGTGTTTACCTTGGGTTGCTGTTGCACTAAAGACAATTTAACAGATGAATGATTATCTTTAAACGTTTCAAGTGAGGATAGGAATCCTGTTTCAGAATTGGGATTCAGGATTTAAATGAGCTTTTTGTGCCTTGAGAGCTCCTTAGTGCTGGATGATGTCATGTTACACTGGTAACAGGTATGTGAAATCCACTGAATCCAGCTCTTTACAACTTAATCCCCTTCATTACTTAATCCCCAACCTGAAGGTTGATAGTTTGAAAGGTGAATGGTAATCCAGTTCATTTTAGCTCCTGTCACATCTGAAGTTTTTGCATTATTAAATCAGTGGAAAACTAGGGAGTTCTCAGGTAGCTTAAATTTACTAAGCCAGTATTACTGGCAGTTTAGCTTTAAATTCAGAATGGGCCTTCTTAAGTACCCTGGAGCATTGGTTTATCATTTATAGGTTTATCAGCAGACACTTTTGGTGGGTTACCAGAAACTGAGGGGCAAAAAGGTCCTGAAGATTGGTAGCACAGTAAATATGCCTTGGTAGTACCCTAGGGAATTTTGATAGGATTCTGTTGTGTGATTGCAACGTTAGATGGGAATTGTTGCTTTGTGATTGCTTTCTAATCATGTCACTTCTGATTTAGAACCATGATGGGCTTGTTCAATTGATTGTATGGCAAGGAATACAGTGCAGCTTATATAATGCCTGAGAATTGTGATGACTGAAGAGGGAAATATATTGTGAAAAGCATGTTATTAGCATTAGAAATATTTGAGGCAAAATTATGAATAATTCCTTTATTTCTACTGGAAAATTAGGAGTCTTTATGCATTTTTTTGTATAGTGAAATCTCCAGGCAAGTTAGGTGTCCTGTTGGCAGAATGATAATCATTACTGAGAACAGGCATGCAAAATATTCAAATTCTTTCTCCAAAGTATTGGACAGTTTAAGAAAATGGCAAAGGATGACTTTCTAAAGATATTTATTCCTGTGTGGAAGGAGGACTTCATTAAAGAATGTAATTTATTTCAAGAAAAACATCCTTTTTCATATGTTTTGACAACTTCATGCATgccttttttggaaaaaaaaaagagaacaaattgTCACCAATGAGTTGTAACAGTGAGATgaactaaaatattttatgaggCACCCAGCCCACATGGGCTGGGACTGTACCCTGAGCTCTTCCTCTCCACCCTATAGCTGCATCTCTCAGTGCACGCTGCTTCCTTGGGAAGTCTTATCCCATAGTGTGGAGACAAATGCCTGACTCCTCAACTTTCTGTGGTGCCTTAATCAGAACTTGTTTGCTCTGCTGGTTCACAGCAGAACAAACATGAGCAGTCCAGAAGTAACACAAactgttaaaaatgtttttgtctGCAAATTGGAAGCAATATCTGCTTACTAGCACTGATGGCTGAACACCCATTAAAGAAGGTGCCTTTGCACAAGAACAGCCCTGAGCTACATGTGGGAAGTATCAAGTGGAAACCAAAGCTTATACAATTCTGCATCACATATGAAAACTGAAGAAAGGatttgatgccttaggttttaactttcatatttttcaaatcctgtactgcttagtgtgtaactctgaagtttcttgtagcctgttaacttctgctctctcatgctaggcagccataacaaagcctcttcccaggcctgctctccaaggacactcagaccatcctaggcccaaaatgtaaaccaaagcctctaaagggggtgcaagcttggggaaatgacatcattaactgaagctttaattggagaatttatgctgatatgcaaatgaaccaaacttacaaaaatgtgaagaactcgtgacctgtcatataccttggggtccatcttagcagtagcctctggctccccagggtgtacctttgaaggcctttcaaataaatacctacctttattcccttattcttgtctagtctctgtttttaggtggttTCTCAAGGCATCTGATTTGCTGGTACGATTTGATTTTCTAATAATTTTCTGAGTCATTCATGAGCCCACCACGTCCTGTTCACTGCTTGCTGTTTGTTAGCACTGGCAAAATTTTTAGGAGAGAAACTAGGAAAGGGTGTAACAATATTTGAAAGTTCCATTTCAAAGCAGCTACCTGCGCCTCACGCACAGTGGATGGTCTCATCCAAACCTTGTGATGTGACATTGCTAGGAGTGTAAAAATGGAAACCAGATGGCTTGGTAATGTGAGGAGCACTTTGATGCTAATTGTTCCTTAAAGTCTTCCTTCCTCGAAATCTGATTTGAGTGAAAACATGGCATTACTGCTCAAGGTAAGCTACTCCTTGGTTGTAATCTGACAGTCAGTGGAAGGCAGACCAAGGGTAGATTCTTACCTGAAGGGTCAGGTCACTCTGGCTACTGAGGAAAATTCCCTTGTGATAGCTGGGAGTCAGCACTCTGCCTCTTTTCTATCTTTGCTTGCCTGGGACTTTGTATGAACTTGGGCTAATCGGTTTAGATGTACATTTCCACAAAAGGATTTAATAGTCCTGCAAGCTCAGGTACATTGACTTTCTGCAGCTTCTACCTTGGAGATGCCTTGTGCACTGACATCCTTTTACTTTCAAGAACAGAGAggctccactttttttttctttgtagagGGGTGACAGTGATGACAGAGCCCACACTCATTTAATACTATGATATGAGAACAGTTATCTAACACTGAGGTTCAGTAATATTTGCATCGAGGAAATCCAAACCCTCATCTCTCATGCCCAGGGAAGTGTTGTTGTGACTCAGCTTTAAGTTAGTTTGGCTAGGCAACATTCCTTATCCCATCTGTTGAAACTGTGCCACAGAACAGAAGGGAATTGAAAATCCATTTGGAGACagcagggaagaggaagagattGAGCTTTAATGGTCAAACCTGGCAAAGAGAGTGCAGAACCACAGTCCAGCTGTCAAAttactttgtgttttgtttactttcttttccataTATTTTCACTTTGCATAAGCTTTTCAATACCAATAAAATTTAAACAGTGGAGTCTCTTGCTCTGAGTTACACTTGTGACAGAGAACCTTTTctctaatatttctttttattgatAGTCACATTTGTTTATGTAACATTTTCATTGTCAACAATGTTAAAAACCCACAAATCAATATTAGTGGGAAATGGTAACAAAGATGTGTTGCCCTGGATAATTATAAGAAATTAGgggtatttttcttctgttattaTTACCTAAATAATCTCCTGAAATGCTGCAGGATGACATACCTTGTCTGCTTGTTGCCTGTGCTAGTTTGTTGGGTAAAATGCCCTGCATCTTCTTGTGCTCTCTTCCACGTGCCCAGAACAGCTCGTTCCGTCACCAGCATGGCCGCATTGCTGAACTCCCCCTGCCAAAAGTTCCATCTTGCTGTGCTTGGCTGTCTCCAGTTACTGCCACACAGGAGGTTTGCATTACTCTGATGATGTTTAGATTTCCTCTCTGTGGCAGCCTTAACCTTGCTTTGTCCTCGGGCACATTTTGGCCAACCAGGTTGCACACGAATTTAGAAGTTGTAAAAATCTGTGCTGAGCTGCAGGTTTTTACACGTTACCCTTGGTGATTTTGCATTATATTTACCAAACAAATCGCACTGTTATTcataaagagggaaaaagaatcCACCTAAATTCCCTGCAGATGGCAGAGGACATGCACGTGATCATTTCCATCTCCAGTTTCAGCTGCAGTTTcataaaaaatatgaaaaaatattttaaaaaatgctgataGTAGCAAAACTGAACCtagactgaaaaaaaagccTGTAGCAAAGGAACAGTAGCGGACATGTTATGTGGATATTCTCCAACATTAAACAGGATGCTGTAAAGCTAAAGGACGTGAGCTAAAGGTAAGTGTTGTAAACAAAAGTTTTGTATAACACCTTAAAACATGCAGTAACAAATTCAGTTCTTCAGTTTCCTGTACTCCAGGGTGGGGTTGCAGTAGTCATGGTACCAGAAATGACATGGGTTTGTAAAAGATTGTGGTGTTTGGGCAATGTTCATCAGCCACCCCTGCTTGAGAGAGTTGTTCAGGGATGTGCAGTCAGTACAAACTGAATTTTACAGCTGCTGAGCACAACTAGAGCTGGAAAATTAGTGACTTGAGATTAACATGGAGAAATCACAAATGGGAAACTACTGGCTGTGCGGGATCTTGAGACTCTCTGAAGATTTGGGCAAAGAATTAAGTTACCCAAAAGAAGGCCCCATCTCTTAAGATGATTAATTGTGAATAAGGATATTTAGCCAACTTTTAGTATGTTAAAGGCTCAAAAACAAATCAGCTGTACCTTCTTTGCTACATATAGAGCAGTTGGTGTCTGAGCTGTTGCAAAAAGGGAGTAACTTGTGTTGGTGTGCAGATCTTCTGAGAAGGCAGTGGCACACTTTTCACCTTCACAACTCAATTCTTGATGTGactttaaaagcattttggaAAACTTGACTTAGTTCTAATTTGCAGAGGGCTCCTGAACCATTTTTCAGTCACTGTTCAGTATTAGGTAATAGTGACCACAAGTTACTATGTCCAGATTTGGGTAAAAGCTAGTGTGAAACAAAATACTGACCTATGTAGTGCTACCTTAGTTTTTCTTTATGCAgagtgtttctgctgtgttaaATCACTCTTGGTGTTTCTAGAATAGGCAGTCTCAGTCCCTGCTCAACCCCGTTATGacccttttccctctttcttttttcagtctttGAGTGGAGGAGAAGGACGTGGTCTGGGAGTGTGACATTAGAACTGCATGTCTCCCTTATTTCCCCTTGAGATTTGTAGCATGAAATTATCCATACCTTTAACAGCACTAAGGTGAAATTTTGTTGggtcagtctttttttttttttttaatttggtaaaGGTGCAGTTACTCACTTATATGCCTAAGAATGAATTTTCTTATATTTGGCTTACTGTATTATTAACTGGAACACTAAAAACCATGCTTATGTTGGAATAGGACCTCCCTTTATAACAGGACTCATTTTTGTGAAGTAAAATAATTGTGCCCAGAAAAACACATTCCTTCTCCATCAAACCTCCATTCTATTTGACACACTGGCTGTGCATTCTCTGAGAATCTAAAAATCATTTTTAGTGATTTATGGACTGCTGTTGCTAATATTTCCATGATCCTGTTAGAAGTGAGTGCTTTTTCCTCAGTGGCCagtttttgtgttttaaataagCAAAATGTCAATTAAACTAAAAGCAAGTCTAAATCATGTATACACTAAAATTGGTATCGGCTTGCTGGCAGATTTTATAAATTATTAGAATCTGTCCATAtctgaggaaaatgaaaagcaaagttcTGGATAATGTGAGGAAGTAGGAAACATGTACATTTACATGCTGTGTGGAAGTGAAACAGTCACAAGTAAGTCAagttttaaatattcatttgttTTTACTGTGCTACATGCTTTTCCATTATTCTACCTCAACCAAGGGTTTGTAGTTATAagtaaatacacacacacacacacacacacacatacacacacacgtgCTTGCTCTGGTGGTTTCCTTTTTCCGTGATGCCTTTTCCAGGTAATAGAAGGGAAAAGGTTACACGTGTATTCAACATGCGCTGATTCATAACGCTCGTTATTTCCAGCACTTTGAAGGAGATACAGAAACAAAGAATGGTTGAGGTTTGAAGGCACCTCTGGAGGTTTTCTTGTCCAACCCCTTCTGCTCAAGCAGGATCATCTAGAGCAGATTTCCCAGGACTGGGGCCAGATGGCTTTTGGATATCTTCAAGGATGGAGATCTCTAGGTTAAACTGTCCCAGTTCTCTCGGCCTTTCTTCATAGGAGACTGAGTGTTGCCTTATGTTCAGCCTGGTGTTTAGATCCTTTCTTGGAAAGCTGCTTTCTGGCTAGTTGGCCTCCAGCATGTCCTGGTGCATGAAGGctattttcttcttctacaaGTGCAGGACTTTGCACATTGCCTTGTAGAAGTTGATGAAGTTCctgtcagcccatttctccaggTGATTCAgctccctctggatggcagcatGGCTCTCTGGTTCATCAGCTGCTCCTTCCTGTTTTCTGTTATCAAACTTGCCGAGGGTACACCCTGCCCCATCATCCAGACCATTAATAAAAATGTGACAGGAAAGCTCTGGATAAGGAACTTTACTGaacagtttttttttctctgaggagGAAGTCTCAAAACCCTAGGAAATCAACTGCGTAGTTTTAATTTCAGGTCTTCACTTTTCTACAAGCATTGCAGTTTTTTTCTTTGGGCATTGTGCACCAAAGGCATCTTACAGGCTTTTGCTTTGGGCATGAAGGCTCTGGGACTAAGCAATCTCCTTTGTCTTGGCAGTATTAAAGCATTCACAGCCCCAGCCATCTCCTCCACACCACAGAAAGCCTCCAAGTCCCTTCATTTTCTCATGAAATTTGGCAGAATGGGAAGCCTCAGGGATCTGTAGAAGAGTAAAGCTTGCCAGATGcatctgctttaatttttttctttagagacAGAGGCTCAGTGACCTTTTCTCTGTCAGTGACAGCACaatgcttctgctgctttcagcaCCTGGTGATGACAAGGTTGGCATCAAAGTTTGGCATCTTGGTAAAGACATCTTTGGTTGCTTCTGTCTAAGACAGCAAAACCCTGAACAGAACCCCTCACCTTTCTGGTGTCTCAGTAGTAGCAAGAATCCTAACTGGTTTTATAATGATGTGTGAAACTGGGTgtcagtggggtttggggcttgaCCATCATCTGTCTAAGTCTCTCTTCTATACACTTGGGTGAGTTAACACAGCCAACACAATATTGCATGTGCTTATGAAGCAGTGAAAGCCTTCAGCCCTATTTTATCAACAAAACCCACATCAGAATGTCTTCAGGAATGGTGCTTCCCCTATGGAAATGTTCAGTAAGGCAAGCTCACTTAGTTGAACAATGAAACCAGGATACATTCAAAAAAATGGGAACAGGCTTTGGCACAATACCTGTGGAGCCAGATGTCTCTCAGTAACTCACCAGAAGCAACAAGAATAGAGGATGTTTGTAACATGAGCCTTCTCTTTTTAGTAATTTATCCAAACTGGATACTTTAATGAATGTGTGTATTTTACACTAAATTATTCAGGTGCTCTTATACATATGATTGCAACAGCCCCACTCTAGCTGCCCACAAAATGCAGTCTCTTTTCCTTGCATGCCAGTAGCTGGTTTACAAACAAAAGCAGGTACATGTCCCAAACAGACTTGGGCTTTGTACAGGATCATTGCAGCTGGGGTCCAGAGCTAACAGCACTGCATGACCCTTTGATGTGTGGGAATGCATTAGACTTGGTTCAAGGATCTCTTCACTGCTTTCTGCTGTGCAGAGGTATGAAAAACTAGTTACAGGATTTGGTTGGTGGCTGTTAGATAATTTCTGCCCCCTCCAGCTCAGTGAATCTcctgtgtgtgtatatttgCCTTCAAAGGGAAGCTGGGCTGTTCCCTGGCTGTTGGGTGTGCCTGGAGAACGCACTGTAACAAGGGTCTTTTCACCACGTGCTATGCGGCAATGTGTTCCACAGAGGAGGTCTCCTTTCCCTGTGTCAGTGATTTTTTGGTGAATACTAGCAAGTTCTGTAGCTCTGTTGTGTCCATGTGTTCAGTATATCTTTCTTACGCTGTTTAATTAATCCCCAGCGCCTTCACAACTCTTGCACAAGGGCTGAGTTTGCTGGAAGAAAATTGAATTCCAGCAAGTTGGGATTCTTTCACTGTTCACTCACTTTTAATGTCCATTTTGCTGTTTTGCTATGAAAAACAGAATTGTAATAGGGACCATATCAAACAAATCTCAATGACAATC from Aphelocoma coerulescens isolate FSJ_1873_10779 chromosome 4, UR_Acoe_1.0, whole genome shotgun sequence encodes the following:
- the MAD2L1 gene encoding mitotic spindle assembly checkpoint protein MAD2A; the encoded protein is MAAQQQLGREHQGITLRGSAELVAEFFSYGINSILYQRGIYPPETFTRVQKYGLTLLVTTDPELANYLNNVTEQMKEWLYKCIVQRLVVVISSIESSEVLERWQFDIECDKTAKDDNGPREKSQKAIQDEIRSVIRQITATVTFLPLLESACAFDLLIYTDKDLAVPEKWEESGPQFIANSEEVRLRSFTTTIHKVNTTVAYKKDSVP